The Maridesulfovibrio salexigens DSM 2638 region AGGCAACCGCTCCGCAGAATCAATAAAAAAACTCTTCAAAATTAAGCAGACAGACCAAACCTCCCTGACTCTGGTCAGCTTCACCCCTATAAAAGGGGGAGAGCTTACTTCTGAGATCAATTCACCTAAATTAATTCAGGCACATCGCATTGCGCAGGAGTGGACTGAAAAATATTTCTCCGCTGTTTCAGGCATGCGTTCAGGATTCATTACCCCGAAACCGGTAACCACTGAGAATATATATGTTGCCGGGGTGCTCATGCCGGTATGGAATGATAACAATTTCTCAGGAATACTCACAATTGTTATTGATCTGGACAAACTTACGGACAAATACATCGGACCGCTGCAAATCGGTAAATTCGGGTCAGGATATATTATAGATGGATCTGGAACAGTCCTGTTTGATCAGGAGACCGAAATAGTCGGGCAAAACGTGTTTACGCTTCACAAAGGCTATCAGGATTTGATCAAGATAGACTCCCGCATGCTCCACGAGCCTTACGGAACCGGAGAATACTCCTTTACTGTAAAGCGGAATAAACACGTGGAGCGCAAGCTGGTCGCATGGCATTCTGTTCGTTTTGGAGAAATGAAACTTGTTGTAGCCCTTTCCGCGCCCGAAACTGATGCAACCAGCTCTTTGGCTTCCATACAGGCTGTGCGGGCAGCAATGTTTGTATTCCTTTCCCTGCTATTTTTCGCAGTAGTCTTTTTCTTTTACTACCATAGATCCCAGCAACTGCTTCTCCGTCAGAACAAGGAGCTGAAAAGCAAGGATAATGTTTTCGGAGCCATCGCCAAAAATGCCCCGGGAATTATTTACAAATGTGAAATTTCTCAACCTTTTGAAATGCACTATATAAGTTCCAAAATCCGCAAAGTAACAGGATTTGACCCTGATAATTTTCTCAAGGGTGGAAAGAGCATGTATTATGATCTGGTGCATCCGGAAGACCGCGCCGGACTGAAAAATGTAATCAGCAACTCTCTAAGCAACAACAAATCCTTTGAGCATGAATACCGCATCATCCGCAGCGATGGTAATCACCGCTGGGTTTATGAAAAAGGAACTATTCTTTTAGAAGAGAACAGTATGGTCGGATTCATCATTGATGTTACAGACCGCAAAAAAGAAGAAAAAGCCCTCAAGCAGGCTGAAGAAAACTACAGCGCTCTGGTCACCACAGCACCGCTTGGAATATTCCAAACCACCCCACAGGGCAAATTCATCAGTGCCAACAACCAGATGGCCGCATATTACGGATACAATTCATCTGAATCCTTTCTGGCTGAAATTACTGATATCGCACGTGACTGCTATGAGCAGCCCGAAGAACGGGACCGCCTAATGACCATCCTCGACAAATTTGGCCGGACGAGCAACTTTGAAGCCCGCCAAAAACGCAGAGACGGTTCTACATTCTGGGCAAGTGAAACAATCATGGCCATCGAAGATGAAGATGGGAACATTATCCGCATGGACGGCTTTCTCATGGATATTTCCGAACGCAAGGAACATGAGGAAACTATGCGCCGTCTGGCTATGTTTGACAACCTGACCGGTTTGCCGAACCGAGTTCTCTTTGATGACCGCTTAAAACAAGCTCTTTCACATGCCAACCGTAACCGCATGAAAGTTGCCATTCTCTATGCCGATCTCGATAACTTCAAGCAGGTTAACGATGAACTGGGGCATATGGCAGGAGATACTGTACTTAAAGAAGTTGCCGGAAGATTCAGCGACTGTCTGCGGACCAGCGACACCCTTTCCCGCATCGGCGGTGACGAATTCATCTTTATATTACAGGATGTGGGAACCAGCACTGAAATCGAAGTAGTCGCCCAGCGCATAATAGACTCCATGCGCGCGCCGTTC contains the following coding sequences:
- a CDS encoding diguanylate cyclase domain-containing protein, with translation MILAPKKSNFFKKWIPLRLIIPLIMILTVASYICIKLDTMSIQDQERIFNEQQALQAKLVATAIEDHLVNIIESSSTLAKYSLVDFVAGNRSAESIKKLFKIKQTDQTSLTLVSFTPIKGGELTSEINSPKLIQAHRIAQEWTEKYFSAVSGMRSGFITPKPVTTENIYVAGVLMPVWNDNNFSGILTIVIDLDKLTDKYIGPLQIGKFGSGYIIDGSGTVLFDQETEIVGQNVFTLHKGYQDLIKIDSRMLHEPYGTGEYSFTVKRNKHVERKLVAWHSVRFGEMKLVVALSAPETDATSSLASIQAVRAAMFVFLSLLFFAVVFFFYYHRSQQLLLRQNKELKSKDNVFGAIAKNAPGIIYKCEISQPFEMHYISSKIRKVTGFDPDNFLKGGKSMYYDLVHPEDRAGLKNVISNSLSNNKSFEHEYRIIRSDGNHRWVYEKGTILLEENSMVGFIIDVTDRKKEEKALKQAEENYSALVTTAPLGIFQTTPQGKFISANNQMAAYYGYNSSESFLAEITDIARDCYEQPEERDRLMTILDKFGRTSNFEARQKRRDGSTFWASETIMAIEDEDGNIIRMDGFLMDISERKEHEETMRRLAMFDNLTGLPNRVLFDDRLKQALSHANRNRMKVAILYADLDNFKQVNDELGHMAGDTVLKEVAGRFSDCLRTSDTLSRIGGDEFIFILQDVGTSTEIEVVAQRIIDSMRAPFYVGEKVYRIGASIGISVFPDNGEEKEKLIRIADEAMYKAKNKGKNGYSF